In a single window of the Raphanus sativus cultivar WK10039 chromosome 9, ASM80110v3, whole genome shotgun sequence genome:
- the LOC108841545 gene encoding uncharacterized protein LOC108841545 isoform X1 — translation MNIVRLLLSLFCFRVLRCFVLFGFRLKMIRLIGFLARRRDRGSKKREPVWFCYPNYHIHTVSFSLSVTADSDGGQEDRSRKVVQIASPLRRKSLTRKMQEMKVMKQFAGILVTF, via the exons ATGAACATTGTCAGATTA CTTCTATCGCTgttttgttttagggttttgcGCTGTTTTGTGCTCTTTGGATTCCGCCTGAAAATGATCCGATTGATTGGGTTTCTCGCTCGTCGTCGAG ATCGAGGATCCAAGAAGAGAGAACCTGTTTGGTTTTGCTACCCAAACT ATCACATACATACGGTGTCCTTTTCTCTCTCTGTCACTGCTGATTCCGATGGTGGTCAAG AGGATCGTAGCAGAAAAGTAGTTCAGATAGCCTCCCCCCTAAGGAGAAAGAGTCTGACGAGAAAGATGCAAGAGATGAAAGTGATGAAGCAATTTGCTGGGATCTTGGTTACGTTTTGA
- the LOC108841545 gene encoding uncharacterized protein LOC108841545 isoform X2, giving the protein MNIVRLGFALFCALWIPPENDPIDWVSRSSSRSRIQEERTCLVLLPKLDHIHTVSFSLSVTADSDGGQEDRSRKVVQIASPLRRKSLTRKMQEMKVMKQFAGILVTF; this is encoded by the exons ATGAACATTGTCAGATTA ggttttgcGCTGTTTTGTGCTCTTTGGATTCCGCCTGAAAATGATCCGATTGATTGGGTTTCTCGCTCGTCGTCGAG ATCGAGGATCCAAGAAGAGAGAACCTGTTTGGTTTTGCTACCCAAACTG GATCACATACATACGGTGTCCTTTTCTCTCTCTGTCACTGCTGATTCCGATGGTGGTCAAG AGGATCGTAGCAGAAAAGTAGTTCAGATAGCCTCCCCCCTAAGGAGAAAGAGTCTGACGAGAAAGATGCAAGAGATGAAAGTGATGAAGCAATTTGCTGGGATCTTGGTTACGTTTTGA